Proteins encoded together in one Thermomonospora curvata DSM 43183 window:
- a CDS encoding LppU/SCO3897 family protein encodes MMYNQPQGEPFPQQPGSPSQPYAAPQPYPGRPQQPVAAPPSPQQARPRRKKRSVGLIALAVIVLGLIAAGYFLQKGSPDYAAVGDCVAGNSSEALRVVECTDPEVTYKVVGKVEDKSQFEFHTSSATICKPFPEARSAFWKGERGGSGYVLCLAPAK; translated from the coding sequence ATGATGTACAACCAGCCGCAGGGCGAGCCTTTCCCGCAGCAGCCCGGATCGCCGTCCCAGCCGTATGCCGCCCCCCAGCCGTACCCCGGCCGGCCGCAGCAGCCGGTGGCCGCGCCGCCCTCGCCGCAGCAGGCCCGGCCGCGTCGTAAGAAGCGCTCGGTCGGTCTCATCGCGCTGGCCGTGATCGTGCTGGGGCTCATCGCCGCCGGTTATTTCCTGCAGAAGGGCAGTCCCGACTACGCCGCCGTGGGCGACTGCGTCGCCGGCAACAGCAGCGAGGCGCTGCGAGTGGTGGAGTGCACCGACCCGGAGGTCACCTACAAGGTGGTCGGAAAGGTGGAGGACAAGAGCCAGTTTGAGTTCCACACCTCTTCCGCCACCATCTGCAAGCCCTTCCCCGAGGCCCGCAGCGCCTTCTGGAAGGGCGAGCGCGGCGGCTCGGGCTATGTGCTCTGCCTGGCCCCGGCCAAGTGA
- a CDS encoding CBS domain-containing protein — translation MARRASEVMTPAPVTVPPHCSLMEAAAQMRRHGIGDVLVTEDDQLRGLLTDRDIVVRAVAAGRDMATTTVGEVCSRRVFTVSAADDADAAVRIMREHAVRRVPVIDHGRPVGVISLGDMAIERDAHSVLSDISAQPPTV, via the coding sequence ATGGCGCGGCGGGCCAGCGAGGTCATGACCCCGGCGCCGGTCACGGTGCCTCCCCACTGCTCCCTGATGGAGGCCGCGGCGCAGATGCGCCGGCACGGCATCGGTGATGTGCTGGTCACCGAGGACGACCAGTTGCGCGGGCTGCTGACCGACCGCGACATCGTGGTCCGCGCGGTGGCGGCCGGACGCGACATGGCCACCACCACCGTCGGGGAGGTCTGCAGCCGCCGGGTGTTCACCGTCTCGGCGGCCGACGACGCCGATGCGGCGGTGCGGATCATGCGCGAGCACGCCGTCCGCCGCGTCCCGGTGATCGACCACGGCAGGCCCGTCGGGGTGATCTCCCTGGGCGACATGGCCATCGAACGCGACGCCCACTCCGTGCTGTCCGACATCAGCGCCCAGCCCCCGACGGTCTGA
- a CDS encoding sigma-70 family RNA polymerase sigma factor: protein MEEDMTATRDRPGVEEFARLADPFRRELMAHCYRMLGSVHDAEDLVQETYLRAWRAYDRFEGRSALRTWLYRIATRACLTALESRARRPMPAGLGAPSADPAGDLVERPEVPWLEPVPDELVGADDADPAAVVVSRESIRLAFVAALQHLPPRQRAVLLLREVLGWRAAEVAETVGVSTAAVNSMLQRARARLRRAAPGRDGTAGPLTAGQRDLLDRYVRAFEAKDVPAIVALLTDDAVWEMPPFPAWYRGPAAIGHHLAHRCPAGPGGLRIVPVAANGQPALAQYLRDRADGAYRPFNLQVLTLTGDRVSHVANFLDTALFAVFGLPPQLPAGTV from the coding sequence GTGGAGGAGGACATGACGGCGACGCGGGACCGGCCGGGCGTCGAGGAGTTCGCGCGGCTGGCCGATCCGTTCCGGCGTGAGCTGATGGCGCACTGCTACCGGATGCTCGGCTCCGTCCACGACGCCGAAGACCTGGTCCAGGAGACCTACCTGCGCGCCTGGCGGGCCTACGACCGCTTCGAGGGCCGCTCCGCGCTGCGGACCTGGCTGTATCGCATCGCCACCCGGGCCTGCCTGACCGCCCTGGAGAGCCGGGCCCGCCGCCCGATGCCGGCCGGGCTGGGCGCCCCCAGCGCCGACCCCGCCGGCGACCTGGTGGAACGGCCCGAGGTGCCCTGGCTGGAGCCGGTCCCGGACGAGCTGGTGGGAGCCGATGACGCCGATCCGGCCGCCGTCGTCGTCTCACGGGAGAGCATCCGGCTGGCGTTCGTGGCCGCGCTGCAGCACCTGCCGCCCCGCCAGCGGGCCGTGCTGCTCCTGCGGGAGGTGCTGGGCTGGCGGGCCGCCGAGGTCGCCGAGACGGTCGGGGTGAGCACCGCCGCCGTCAACAGCATGCTGCAGCGGGCCCGCGCCCGGCTGCGGCGGGCGGCGCCCGGCCGGGACGGGACGGCCGGGCCGCTGACCGCCGGGCAACGCGACCTGCTCGACCGCTACGTCAGGGCGTTCGAGGCCAAGGACGTGCCCGCCATCGTGGCGCTGCTCACCGACGACGCCGTATGGGAGATGCCGCCGTTCCCCGCCTGGTACCGCGGCCCTGCCGCCATCGGCCACCATCTGGCCCACCGCTGCCCGGCGGGCCCCGGCGGCCTGCGGATCGTCCCGGTGGCCGCCAACGGCCAGCCCGCCTTGGCCCAGTACCTGCGCGACCGGGCCGACGGCGCATACCGCCCGTTCAACCTGCAGGTCCTCACCCTTACCGGTGATCGCGTCAGCCATGTCGCCAACTTCCTCGACACCGCCCTGTTCGCGGTCTTCGGCCTGCCCCCGCAACTGCCCGCCGGGACCGTCTGA
- a CDS encoding helix-hairpin-helix domain-containing protein: MGRTNAEVAALLLEYADLFAMNGGDGIRVRSYKKAAESIASYPGDLTRIDVRTLPDVGEAIAKKVTEALQRGTFRQLEELRRKIPAGARNLLAVPGLGPKRALQLHTELGVDSPQALAEAIRQGRLDGVRGFGPKTRQALLEAIDSL, from the coding sequence ATGGGCCGGACCAACGCCGAGGTGGCGGCGCTGCTGCTGGAGTACGCCGACCTGTTCGCGATGAACGGCGGGGACGGCATCCGGGTGCGCAGTTACAAGAAGGCCGCCGAATCGATCGCCTCCTACCCCGGAGACCTCACCCGGATCGATGTGCGCACCCTGCCCGACGTGGGGGAGGCCATCGCCAAGAAGGTCACCGAGGCCCTGCAGCGGGGCACCTTCCGGCAGCTGGAGGAACTGCGCCGCAAGATCCCCGCCGGCGCCCGCAACCTGCTGGCCGTCCCCGGCCTGGGACCCAAACGGGCCCTGCAGCTGCACACCGAACTGGGCGTCGACTCCCCGCAGGCCCTGGCGGAGGCCATCAGACAGGGCCGCCTCGACGGCGTCCGCGGCTTCGGCCCCAAGACCCGCCAGGCCCTGCTGGAGGCCATCGACTCCCTGTGA
- a CDS encoding PucR family transcriptional regulator: MDNPAPGTGDSPLAAISAELAAPLRPYLEAAAEEMVLEIQGMVPEYARPLDSKYGRRMRWTVRETIRHFIDAIGRPDFDWSELAGIYARIGAHEARSGRNLDGLQTAIRVSGQVACRRFIKDAQRLNWSLQLLGQITESLFVFLERLAGAAAQGYAAAQEQVVTERERSRWRLRDLLVADPPASREAIAELARSAHWDLPRTLALVAVRPPLGQPPPVMPPSILADWHGSSPYLVVPDPDGPAQERLITSLVRDCAAAIGPTVPLTRGALSLRWARHALELVERGVIPEKGPVRCLDHIPTLVTAMSEEIIEVALAERLAPLMELPPHRREPLVRTLLTYMENRDNAVAAAERLLVHEQTVRYRIRRLEEMLGDALTDPDRRLEMLLLLHTWVHFGREPAAEEPPAPRPLSVRFA; encoded by the coding sequence ATGGATAACCCCGCCCCCGGCACCGGCGATTCACCCCTGGCGGCGATCTCCGCCGAACTGGCCGCGCCGCTGCGGCCGTACCTGGAGGCCGCGGCCGAGGAGATGGTCCTGGAGATCCAGGGGATGGTGCCCGAGTACGCCCGTCCGCTGGACAGCAAGTACGGCCGGCGGATGAGGTGGACCGTACGGGAGACGATCCGGCACTTCATCGACGCCATCGGCCGGCCCGATTTCGACTGGTCGGAGCTGGCCGGCATCTACGCCCGGATCGGCGCGCACGAGGCCCGCAGCGGACGGAACCTGGACGGGCTGCAAACGGCGATCCGGGTCAGCGGGCAGGTCGCCTGCCGCCGTTTCATCAAAGACGCCCAGCGGCTGAACTGGTCGCTGCAGCTGCTCGGCCAGATCACCGAATCGCTGTTCGTGTTCCTGGAACGGCTGGCCGGGGCCGCCGCCCAGGGCTACGCCGCCGCCCAGGAGCAGGTGGTCACCGAGCGGGAACGATCCCGCTGGCGGCTGCGCGACCTGCTGGTGGCCGACCCCCCGGCCAGCCGGGAGGCCATCGCCGAACTGGCCCGCTCGGCCCACTGGGACCTGCCCCGCACCCTGGCCCTGGTGGCGGTGCGCCCGCCGCTGGGCCAGCCCCCGCCGGTCATGCCGCCGTCGATCCTGGCCGACTGGCACGGCTCCTCCCCTTACCTGGTGGTGCCCGACCCCGACGGCCCCGCCCAGGAGCGGCTGATCACCTCGCTGGTGCGCGACTGCGCCGCCGCCATCGGCCCGACCGTGCCGCTCACCCGGGGCGCGCTGTCCCTGCGCTGGGCACGGCACGCCCTGGAGCTGGTGGAGCGCGGCGTCATCCCGGAAAAGGGGCCGGTCCGCTGCCTGGACCACATCCCCACCCTGGTCACCGCCATGAGCGAGGAGATCATCGAGGTCGCCTTGGCCGAGCGGCTGGCCCCGCTGATGGAGCTGCCGCCGCACCGCCGCGAACCGCTGGTCCGCACCCTGCTGACCTACATGGAGAACCGCGACAACGCGGTCGCGGCGGCCGAGCGGCTGCTGGTCCACGAGCAGACCGTCCGCTACCGGATCCGCAGGCTGGAGGAGATGCTCGGGGACGCCCTGACCGACCCCGACCGCCGGCTGGAGATGCTGCTGTTGCTGCACACCTGGGTGCACTTCGGCCGCGAGCCCGCCGCAGAGGAGCCGCCCGCGCCGCGGCCTCTTTCAGTGCGTTTCGCGTAG
- a CDS encoding phytoene desaturase family protein produces the protein MQVDAVVVGSGPNGLAAALVLAAAGLEVEVYEASGTPGGGMRTEELTLPGFKHDVCSAVHPMGLASPFFRAFDLERHGVEWLHPQVAYAHPLDGGHAGLAWTDLERTAEGLGADGAAWRRLLGPLVERWRGVVGAAMSDLRHPPGDPAGAARLAVRLAEQGTPLWRFRFRGRVAPAMLAGLGAHAIAPLHRPASAGAGLLLGALAHAVGWPLPRGGSAAITAAMVRALRARGGRIITGHRVRSLAELPRARAILLDVTPAGLLEMAGDLLPEGYARALRRFRHGGAACKVDFALSGPVPWTAPGCDLAGTLHLIGDEVEASAAERRVAAGRHAARPYVLAVQPCVVDDGRAPQGHHVLWTYAHVPQGSSRDVSEAVIAQVERFAPGFRDLIVARRAVPAAELAAGNPNHVGGDIAGGAMTAWQMLMRPVPRWDPYRTPLPGVYLCSSSTPPGPGVHGMCGLHAASRALRQRFGVRADPLRLVRSLRETH, from the coding sequence GTGCAGGTCGATGCCGTGGTGGTGGGTTCGGGGCCCAACGGGCTGGCGGCGGCGCTGGTGCTGGCGGCGGCGGGGCTGGAGGTGGAGGTGTACGAGGCGTCCGGCACCCCCGGCGGCGGGATGCGCACCGAGGAGCTGACGCTTCCGGGCTTCAAGCACGATGTGTGCTCGGCGGTGCACCCGATGGGGCTGGCGTCCCCGTTCTTTCGCGCCTTCGACCTGGAGAGGCACGGGGTGGAATGGCTGCACCCCCAGGTCGCCTACGCGCACCCCCTGGACGGCGGGCACGCCGGGCTGGCCTGGACCGATCTGGAGCGGACGGCCGAGGGCCTGGGCGCCGACGGGGCCGCCTGGCGCCGGCTGCTGGGACCGCTGGTGGAGCGGTGGCGGGGGGTCGTCGGCGCGGCCATGTCCGACCTGCGGCATCCGCCCGGCGACCCGGCCGGCGCGGCCCGCTTGGCGGTGCGGCTGGCCGAGCAGGGCACCCCGCTGTGGCGGTTCCGCTTCCGCGGCCGGGTCGCCCCCGCCATGCTGGCCGGTCTCGGCGCCCACGCCATCGCGCCCCTGCACCGCCCGGCCTCGGCGGGCGCCGGGCTGCTGCTGGGGGCGCTGGCGCACGCGGTCGGCTGGCCCCTGCCGCGCGGCGGCAGCGCCGCGATCACCGCGGCCATGGTGCGGGCGCTGCGGGCGCGCGGCGGCCGGATCATCACCGGGCACCGGGTCCGCTCGCTGGCCGAACTGCCCCGCGCCCGCGCGATCCTGCTGGATGTGACCCCCGCCGGGCTGCTGGAGATGGCCGGTGACCTGCTGCCGGAGGGGTATGCGCGCGCCCTGCGGCGCTTCCGCCACGGGGGAGCGGCCTGCAAGGTGGACTTCGCCCTGTCGGGCCCGGTGCCCTGGACGGCGCCCGGCTGCGACCTGGCCGGCACCCTGCACCTGATCGGCGACGAAGTGGAGGCGTCCGCCGCCGAACGACGGGTCGCCGCCGGGCGGCACGCCGCCCGCCCCTACGTGCTGGCCGTCCAGCCATGCGTGGTGGACGACGGCCGCGCCCCCCAAGGGCACCATGTGCTGTGGACGTACGCGCACGTGCCGCAGGGCTCGTCCCGGGACGTCTCCGAAGCGGTGATCGCCCAGGTGGAGCGGTTCGCCCCCGGCTTCCGCGACCTGATCGTGGCGCGGCGCGCGGTGCCGGCCGCCGAGCTGGCCGCCGGCAACCCCAACCACGTCGGCGGTGACATCGCGGGCGGTGCCATGACGGCCTGGCAGATGCTCATGCGTCCCGTCCCCCGCTGGGACCCCTACCGCACGCCGCTGCCCGGGGTGTACCTGTGCTCGTCGTCCACCCCGCCGGGCCCGGGCGTGCACGGCATGTGCGGGCTGCACGCCGCCTCCCGGGCGCTGCGGCAGCGCTTCGGCGTGCGGGCCGACCCGCTGCGGCTGGTGCGCTCCCTACGCGAAACGCACTGA
- a CDS encoding DMT family transporter, producing the protein MAWLMIIAAGLFEVAMAYSLKLSDGFSRPLASACFIVFAVLSFALLALALKSLEVGTAYAVWTGIGAVGTAVLGIVALGESASPLKIVSIALVLSGVVGLNLSGAGH; encoded by the coding sequence ATGGCCTGGTTGATGATCATCGCGGCCGGATTGTTCGAGGTCGCCATGGCCTACTCGCTCAAGCTCAGCGACGGCTTCTCCCGCCCCCTGGCCAGTGCCTGCTTCATCGTCTTCGCCGTGCTCAGCTTCGCCCTGCTGGCACTGGCGCTCAAGAGCCTGGAGGTCGGCACCGCGTACGCGGTCTGGACGGGCATCGGCGCCGTCGGCACCGCCGTGCTGGGCATCGTGGCCCTGGGCGAGAGCGCCTCCCCCCTCAAGATCGTCTCGATCGCCCTGGTGCTGTCCGGCGTCGTCGGCCTCAACCTGTCCGGCGCCGGCCACTGA
- a CDS encoding LLM class flavin-dependent oxidoreductase: MTALGVVFRPQLPPERLRDVACAADEAGLEELWLWEDCFLESGIASAAAALAWTRRLRVGIGLLPVPLRNVALTAMEAATLHRLFPQRAIVGVGHGVQDWMAQVGARVDSPLTLLEEYLTALRALLRGERVTVQGRYVRLDDVALDWPPPAAPPVPAGASGPRTLRLSGRAADGTILTAGTAPDAVRRARRLIEEGRAEAGRTDPHRLVVYFHAATGPDARSRLEAELRGWGDAPTADLGAAGDAETVAAAVVRLAQAGADTVVLQPTADEPDPEGFVRFVAEQVRPLVP, translated from the coding sequence ATGACCGCTCTCGGTGTGGTGTTCCGCCCCCAGCTGCCTCCCGAGCGGTTGCGCGATGTGGCCTGCGCGGCCGACGAGGCGGGGCTGGAGGAGCTGTGGCTGTGGGAGGACTGCTTCCTGGAAAGCGGCATCGCCTCCGCCGCGGCCGCCCTGGCCTGGACGCGCCGGCTGCGCGTGGGCATCGGCCTGCTGCCGGTGCCGCTGCGCAACGTCGCGCTGACCGCGATGGAGGCGGCCACCTTGCACCGGTTGTTCCCGCAACGGGCCATCGTCGGCGTCGGTCACGGCGTCCAGGACTGGATGGCCCAGGTCGGCGCGCGGGTGGACTCGCCGCTGACGCTGCTGGAGGAGTACCTGACGGCGCTGCGGGCCCTGCTGCGCGGAGAGCGGGTCACCGTGCAGGGCCGCTACGTCCGCCTCGACGACGTCGCCCTCGACTGGCCGCCGCCCGCCGCGCCCCCCGTGCCGGCCGGGGCGAGCGGGCCGCGCACGCTGCGGCTGAGCGGCCGGGCCGCCGACGGCACCATCCTCACCGCGGGCACCGCCCCCGACGCCGTGCGGCGGGCCCGCCGCCTGATCGAGGAGGGACGCGCGGAGGCCGGCCGCACCGACCCGCACCGCCTGGTGGTCTACTTCCACGCCGCGACCGGCCCGGACGCCCGCTCCCGCCTGGAGGCCGAGCTGCGGGGCTGGGGCGACGCCCCCACCGCCGACCTGGGAGCCGCCGGGGACGCCGAGACCGTCGCCGCGGCCGTCGTCCGCCTGGCGCAGGCCGGGGCCGATACGGTGGTCCTGCAGCCCACCGCCGACGAACCCGACCCCGAGGGCTTCGTCCGCTTCGTCGCCGAGCAGGTCCGCCCGCTCGTCCCCTGA
- a CDS encoding TerD family protein has translation MSVSLSKGGNVSLSKQAPGLTAITVGLGWDVRTTTGADFDLDASALLVDASGKVLSDQHFVFFNNLRSPEGSVEHTGDNLTGEGEGDDEQIKVDLTAVPPEAARIVFPVSIYDADSRGQTFGQVRNAFIRVVNQADGTEIARYDLTEDASTETAMIFGELYRHGSEWKFRAVGQGYASGLAGIARDYGVNV, from the coding sequence ATGAGTGTCAGCCTTTCCAAGGGCGGCAACGTCTCGCTCAGCAAGCAGGCGCCGGGCCTGACCGCGATCACGGTCGGGCTGGGCTGGGACGTGCGGACCACCACCGGCGCCGACTTCGACCTGGACGCCAGCGCGCTGCTGGTGGACGCCTCCGGCAAGGTCCTGTCCGACCAGCACTTCGTCTTCTTCAACAACCTGCGCAGCCCGGAGGGATCGGTCGAGCACACCGGCGACAACCTCACCGGCGAGGGCGAGGGCGACGACGAGCAGATCAAGGTCGATCTGACCGCGGTCCCGCCCGAGGCCGCCCGGATCGTCTTCCCGGTCTCCATCTACGACGCCGACAGCCGCGGCCAGACCTTCGGGCAGGTCCGCAACGCCTTCATCCGCGTGGTCAACCAGGCCGACGGCACCGAGATCGCCCGCTACGACCTCACCGAGGACGCCTCCACCGAGACCGCCATGATCTTCGGCGAGCTGTACCGGCACGGCAGCGAGTGGAAGTTCCGCGCGGTCGGCCAGGGGTACGCCTCGGGGCTGGCGGGCATCGCCAGGGACTACGGCGTCAACGTCTGA
- a CDS encoding SAM-dependent methyltransferase, with the protein MMSSCDGRVEPGIDRPHPARVADYWLGGRDYYPADRAAAEAVESIAPGVAASVRAYRAFLGRCVRHLILERGVRQFLDIGSGLPTGGNTHQVAQRLAPESRVVYADNDPLVVAHARSLLTSTPQGAVSYLEGDLRRPEHILKHAAETLDLTRPVALMLLGVLGHIPDETEAGWIVRYLVESVPSGSYLVIVHPTLDTRGETMSKAILRFRQCGGTRVVARDRARLIRFFDGLELLEPGVVTTSDWRPDTRGDGLLPVASELCGVGRKP; encoded by the coding sequence ATGATGAGCAGCTGCGACGGCCGGGTGGAGCCCGGCATCGACAGGCCGCATCCAGCGCGGGTCGCCGACTACTGGCTGGGCGGCCGGGACTACTACCCCGCCGACCGGGCGGCGGCGGAGGCCGTCGAGAGCATCGCCCCCGGCGTCGCGGCCTCGGTCCGCGCTTACCGCGCATTCCTGGGCCGCTGTGTCCGGCACCTGATCCTTGAGCGGGGCGTCCGCCAGTTCCTCGACATCGGCTCCGGTCTGCCCACCGGAGGCAACACCCACCAGGTGGCCCAGCGCCTCGCCCCCGAGTCCCGGGTCGTCTACGCCGACAACGACCCGCTGGTGGTGGCACATGCCCGGTCGCTGCTGACCAGCACCCCGCAGGGCGCCGTCAGCTACCTGGAGGGCGATCTGCGCCGGCCCGAGCACATCCTCAAGCACGCGGCCGAGACCCTCGACCTGACCCGGCCGGTGGCGTTGATGCTGCTGGGCGTTCTCGGCCACATCCCCGATGAGACCGAGGCCGGCTGGATCGTGCGCTACCTGGTGGAGAGCGTCCCCTCGGGCAGCTACTTGGTGATCGTGCACCCCACTTTGGACACGCGCGGCGAGACCATGAGCAAGGCGATCCTGCGCTTCAGGCAGTGCGGCGGCACCCGGGTCGTGGCCCGTGACCGTGCCCGCCTGATCCGCTTCTTCGACGGCCTGGAGCTGCTGGAACCCGGCGTGGTCACCACTTCCGACTGGCGTCCGGACACCCGTGGCGACGGGCTTCTCCCCGTGGCCTCCGAACTGTGCGGCGTCGGCCGCAAGCCCTGA
- a CDS encoding terpene synthase family protein, protein MAVRAAQPSPFDVTATGPGAEAAARICTVAGKLQRRMRGWAVEFPAPYDPRSFDPGLYSMLALAAAFSDPHRTVDQLQPAGRMSLWVLGLGRRVAHLASEPELWRLIEHYEAVADGASPDPDDDLSRFLAVIHRELAALPAHPVLYDAWQEELRRTLRALARSWTTARAGRRPSFEEYLRDADGFGLALTFAAHRIATGDSGPAEDLADAARAVQRAVRLSADLGAAGRGLDPGEPNALTLGLPRPAVELRLAEATGQARTLLAAARARHREQADYMERHMDFYAGFFGTAPPRR, encoded by the coding sequence ATGGCAGTACGCGCAGCGCAGCCGTCCCCCTTCGATGTGACGGCGACCGGCCCGGGAGCCGAAGCCGCGGCCAGGATCTGCACGGTGGCCGGGAAATTGCAGCGGCGCATGCGGGGATGGGCCGTGGAGTTTCCCGCCCCCTACGACCCCCGCTCGTTCGATCCGGGGCTGTACAGCATGCTCGCGCTGGCCGCCGCCTTCAGCGACCCGCACCGCACCGTGGACCAGCTGCAGCCGGCGGGCCGGATGAGCCTGTGGGTGCTGGGCCTGGGCCGGCGCGTCGCGCACCTGGCTTCTGAGCCGGAGCTGTGGCGGCTCATCGAGCACTATGAGGCGGTGGCGGACGGGGCCTCCCCCGACCCCGACGACGACCTGTCCCGTTTCCTGGCCGTGATCCACCGGGAGCTGGCGGCGCTGCCCGCCCATCCGGTGCTGTACGACGCCTGGCAGGAGGAGCTGCGGCGGACGCTGCGGGCTCTGGCCCGCTCCTGGACGACCGCCCGCGCCGGGCGGCGGCCCTCCTTCGAGGAGTACCTGCGCGACGCCGACGGCTTCGGGCTGGCCCTCACCTTCGCCGCGCACCGCATCGCCACCGGCGACAGCGGCCCCGCCGAGGACCTGGCGGACGCCGCCCGGGCGGTGCAGCGGGCGGTGCGGCTGTCGGCCGACCTGGGCGCGGCCGGACGCGGGCTGGATCCGGGCGAGCCGAACGCGCTCACCTTGGGCCTGCCCCGCCCGGCGGTGGAGCTGCGGCTCGCCGAGGCCACCGGGCAGGCCAGGACGCTGCTGGCCGCCGCCCGCGCCAGGCACCGGGAGCAGGCCGACTACATGGAACGCCACATGGACTTTTACGCCGGGTTCTTCGGCACCGCGCCGCCGCGCCGCTGA
- a CDS encoding GTP-binding protein — protein MDSAPSEQDRAARPVPKLPTAVKIVIAGGFGVGKTTMVGTVSETVPLRTEEILTDRSIGVDDLAGVEAKASTTVAMDFGRITLRKDLVLYLFGTPGQERFWFMWDELSLGALGAVVLADTRRLADCFPSVDYFERRGTPFIVAVNCFDGARRYELEEVRMALNLAEEVPVMLCDARKLDSCKEVLITLVQHAQRARIAPVAT, from the coding sequence TTGGACTCCGCGCCCTCTGAGCAGGACAGGGCGGCACGCCCGGTGCCCAAGCTGCCCACCGCGGTCAAGATCGTCATCGCCGGTGGGTTCGGCGTCGGCAAGACCACCATGGTCGGCACGGTCTCCGAGACCGTCCCGCTGCGCACCGAGGAGATCCTCACCGACCGCAGCATCGGGGTCGATGATCTGGCCGGTGTGGAGGCCAAGGCCTCCACCACGGTGGCGATGGACTTCGGCCGCATCACCCTGCGCAAGGACCTGGTGCTCTACCTGTTCGGCACGCCGGGTCAGGAGCGCTTCTGGTTCATGTGGGACGAGCTGTCGCTGGGGGCGCTCGGCGCGGTGGTGCTGGCCGACACCCGGCGCCTGGCCGACTGCTTCCCGTCGGTGGACTACTTCGAGCGGCGCGGCACCCCGTTCATCGTGGCGGTCAACTGCTTCGACGGCGCCCGCCGCTACGAGCTGGAGGAGGTGCGCATGGCGCTGAACCTCGCCGAAGAGGTGCCGGTGATGCTGTGCGACGCGCGCAAGCTGGACTCCTGCAAGGAAGTGCTGATCACCTTGGTGCAGCACGCGCAGCGGGCGCGCATCGCACCGGTGGCCACCTGA
- a CDS encoding DUF742 domain-containing protein yields the protein MTGQRHGHDPAEPMVRPYVLTRGRVQPGQGSFDVITQVVATSEPSPEEHRELSPEHLEILRLCQEPRSVAELAAQFGRGAEPAGEFSASPAAGAGLPISVVRVLLGDLLERGHIQVQEPEADNLRRIDLYKEIIVGLRAL from the coding sequence ATGACGGGACAACGGCACGGGCACGATCCCGCCGAACCGATGGTGCGCCCCTATGTGCTCACGCGTGGGCGCGTCCAGCCGGGCCAGGGCAGCTTCGACGTGATCACCCAGGTGGTGGCGACGTCGGAGCCCTCCCCGGAGGAGCATCGCGAGCTTTCCCCCGAGCACCTGGAGATCCTGCGGCTGTGCCAGGAACCCAGGTCGGTGGCCGAGCTGGCCGCCCAGTTCGGGCGCGGCGCCGAGCCGGCCGGTGAGTTCTCCGCATCGCCCGCCGCGGGCGCGGGCCTGCCGATCAGCGTGGTCCGCGTCCTGCTCGGCGATCTGCTGGAGCGGGGGCACATCCAGGTCCAGGAACCCGAGGCGGACAACCTGCGCCGCATCGATCTGTACAAGGAGATCATCGTTGGACTCCGCGCCCTCTGA
- a CDS encoding roadblock/LC7 domain-containing protein, giving the protein MPNSGTTDLTFLLDDLVKRVDGARHAIVLSADGLLMASDSAFAKDDGEHLAAVAAGVQSLARGVGERFGHGKVRQSIIEMETAFLLVTVAGPGACLAVLADQGSDRATDVGLIAYEMALLVTKVSNFLTSPPRAAVEGERS; this is encoded by the coding sequence ATGCCCAACAGTGGCACGACAGATCTGACCTTCCTGCTGGATGATCTGGTCAAAAGAGTGGACGGCGCCAGGCATGCGATCGTGCTGTCGGCCGACGGCCTGCTGATGGCCTCTGACAGCGCCTTCGCCAAAGACGACGGCGAGCACCTGGCCGCGGTGGCGGCCGGCGTGCAGAGCCTGGCCCGGGGGGTCGGTGAGCGCTTCGGCCATGGGAAGGTCCGCCAGTCCATCATCGAGATGGAGACGGCCTTCCTGCTGGTCACCGTGGCGGGACCGGGAGCATGCCTGGCGGTGCTGGCCGACCAGGGTTCCGACCGGGCCACCGATGTGGGCCTCATCGCCTACGAGATGGCACTGCTGGTCACTAAAGTTAGTAACTTTTTGACCTCTCCGCCCCGGGCCGCGGTGGAAGGGGAACGATCATGA